One genomic region from Candidatus Nanosynbacter sp. TM7-074 encodes:
- the secG gene encoding preprotein translocase subunit SecG → MSIDTILPYVTLGSAVLMIIAILLQQRGASLGAGFGSSGELFTTRRGFDKNLFDVTVVFAVIFVLSILASMILPGLQK, encoded by the coding sequence ATGTCAATTGATACAATTTTACCGTATGTTACGCTTGGATCGGCTGTGCTGATGATTATTGCAATATTATTGCAGCAACGAGGCGCAAGTTTGGGTGCTGGTTTTGGCTCGTCGGGCGAACTATTCACTACTCGACGTGGTTTTGATAAAAACTTATTTGATGTGACCGTAGTTTTTGCGGTGATTTTTGTGTTGTCAATTTTGGCAAGTATGATTTTGCCGGGATTGCAAAAATAG
- a CDS encoding phage holin family protein, with translation MKRQFATFLLRWILNSVGIWVAVRLLGNGNTEVTSAWTFMMAGLIFSLVNSTLKPIVTILALPAILLTLGLFTLVVNGFMVYVSLALAPGISMTFAHSIVAGIILSLVNYIIGSALVLQREEKEQYVN, from the coding sequence ATGAAGAGACAATTTGCGACATTTTTACTTCGATGGATTCTTAATTCAGTTGGCATTTGGGTGGCTGTACGACTACTTGGTAATGGTAATACTGAGGTAACTTCCGCTTGGACATTTATGATGGCGGGACTTATATTTTCATTAGTTAATAGTACATTAAAGCCTATTGTTACAATTTTGGCACTACCGGCAATTTTGTTGACCCTAGGCTTATTTACTTTGGTAGTTAATGGATTTATGGTTTATGTTTCATTAGCCTTGGCGCCAGGAATTTCTATGACATTTGCACATTCAATTGTTGCCGGAATTATCCTGAGTCTGGTAAACTATATTATAGGTAGTGCGCTGGTTCTGCAGCGAGAAGAAAAGGAGCAATATGTCAATTGA
- a CDS encoding helix-hairpin-helix domain-containing protein, whose translation MNKQLQQKLKTLPRSPGVYFHKSASGEIIYVGKAAVLRNRVRQYFQDSRGRDNKTMALVVEIADTDWIETESEVDALFLESEMVKRYMPRYNVLLRDDKSQMYVRIDMKSEWPTVSFTRNPADDGAEYFGPFYNGFALKKALRYLRRIFPYLTRQRRPGQSKLDEDLGLSPRLSDGSDTYKASLRKLISYIKGNRKAIAAELERDMKTAAGLHDFERAADLRNKLRAMQELQRRVCFGDKEFLDISKDKALADLAKLLGLKGIPARIEGYDISHMSGRQVVSSMVVFTNGASDRAEYRKFKVSEKNDDTGNIHQTIFRRLSERHLKSWGRPDLLLIDGGKGQLAAAIKARDERGVTVPIVSIAKREEELLVHKTGSQIDTAFIEQMRLQPRADIAIQEDGDVYVVNLHPSQRNAGSHSKNLRASTEQNYNKHLEVEDNVLATTDIVKLFQRIRDESHRFAVSYHTALKRQQQTKNQLEEIPGIGPKTRAKLLRKFGSMKKIFEASSEELETEIGRQKAQLIKQFLEGSSTNRQ comes from the coding sequence GTGAATAAACAGTTGCAGCAAAAGCTCAAAACTCTACCGCGCAGCCCCGGTGTTTATTTTCATAAGTCAGCCAGCGGCGAGATTATTTATGTGGGAAAGGCGGCGGTGCTGAGAAACCGCGTGCGTCAGTATTTTCAGGATTCGCGTGGGCGGGATAATAAAACTATGGCGTTGGTGGTGGAAATTGCTGACACCGATTGGATTGAGACCGAGAGCGAAGTTGATGCGTTGTTTTTGGAAAGCGAGATGGTCAAACGTTATATGCCGCGTTACAACGTACTGCTGCGCGATGATAAATCGCAGATGTATGTGCGAATCGACATGAAAAGCGAGTGGCCGACCGTCAGTTTTACGCGCAATCCTGCGGATGATGGTGCGGAATATTTTGGCCCGTTCTATAATGGCTTTGCCTTAAAAAAAGCCTTGCGATATCTGCGGCGGATATTTCCCTATTTGACTAGGCAACGGCGACCGGGGCAGTCGAAATTGGATGAAGATTTGGGTTTGAGTCCGCGGTTGAGTGATGGGTCAGATACTTATAAAGCCAGTTTGCGCAAGCTCATCAGCTACATCAAAGGTAATCGTAAAGCTATCGCTGCTGAGCTGGAACGCGACATGAAAACGGCGGCTGGACTGCATGATTTTGAGCGGGCGGCGGATCTTCGCAATAAGCTGCGCGCCATGCAGGAATTGCAGCGGCGGGTTTGTTTTGGCGACAAAGAGTTTTTGGATATTTCTAAGGACAAGGCGCTGGCTGATTTGGCAAAATTGTTGGGACTAAAAGGTATTCCAGCGCGCATCGAGGGCTATGACATTTCGCATATGAGCGGGCGGCAAGTCGTCTCTAGCATGGTGGTGTTTACCAATGGCGCTAGTGACCGGGCGGAGTACCGCAAATTCAAAGTCAGTGAGAAAAATGATGACACGGGTAATATCCATCAGACGATTTTTCGCCGGCTGAGTGAGCGTCATCTGAAAAGCTGGGGTCGTCCTGATTTGCTGCTGATTGATGGCGGCAAAGGCCAGCTAGCGGCGGCCATTAAAGCACGTGATGAGCGTGGCGTCACCGTGCCGATCGTTAGTATCGCCAAGCGCGAGGAAGAATTATTAGTGCACAAGACTGGTTCGCAAATTGATACGGCGTTCATAGAGCAAATGCGGTTGCAGCCGCGGGCGGACATCGCTATTCAGGAAGATGGTGATGTTTATGTGGTGAATTTACACCCAAGCCAGCGTAACGCCGGTTCGCATTCAAAAAACTTACGAGCTAGCACTGAGCAGAATTATAACAAGCACCTTGAGGTAGAAGACAATGTTCTCGCGACAACTGACATCGTCAAACTGTTCCAGCGCATCCGCGACGAGTCGCACCGCTTTGCGGTGAGCTACCACACCGCGCTCAAACGCCAGCAGCAAACGAAAAACCAGCTGGAGGAAATTCCTGGAATCGGGCCAAAAACCCGCGCCAAATTGCTGAGAAAATTTGGCAGTATGAAGAAAATATTTGAGGCAAGCAGCGAAGAATTGGAGACAGAAATTGGTAGGCAAAAAGCGCAGCTTATAAAGCAGTTTTTAGAAGGCAGCAGCACTAATCGACAATAA
- a CDS encoding HD domain-containing protein, producing the protein MNNQQLAQLETVKTKVRQLLGGDTSGHADDHVERVALLAERFASECSESVDLQEVLLTAWLHEVDDYKLVGRAQAEKLANAVKIMAQAEASDGLSRAVLENIAAIGYSKRLNGRQPQRLAGQIVSDADMCDAIGAVGIERALVYACHHGGRIFDPAVWPNVNLAAHEYNADGNTHDTDGFINHFFEKLLKLKGLMLTEPGRIEAENRQQIMVDFLRHYFREKNAPEWSEFLEEYLRR; encoded by the coding sequence ATGAATAATCAACAACTTGCCCAGCTTGAAACGGTAAAAACTAAAGTCCGCCAGTTACTTGGTGGCGACACCTCAGGTCACGCCGATGACCATGTCGAGCGAGTGGCGCTGCTGGCAGAACGTTTTGCTAGCGAATGCAGCGAATCAGTGGATCTGCAAGAAGTGCTGCTGACGGCTTGGCTGCATGAAGTCGACGACTACAAACTAGTCGGTAGGGCACAGGCAGAGAAATTAGCGAACGCAGTAAAAATTATGGCGCAGGCAGAAGCGTCCGACGGTTTAAGCCGGGCGGTGCTGGAAAATATTGCAGCGATTGGTTATAGTAAACGGCTGAACGGCAGGCAACCGCAGCGGCTGGCGGGTCAAATTGTGTCTGACGCCGACATGTGCGACGCTATTGGTGCAGTTGGGATTGAACGGGCGTTGGTCTATGCTTGCCATCACGGCGGGCGGATTTTTGATCCGGCGGTTTGGCCGAATGTTAATCTGGCGGCGCACGAATATAATGCTGATGGCAATACGCATGATACCGACGGCTTTATCAATCACTTTTTCGAAAAGCTACTGAAACTAAAAGGCTTAATGTTGACGGAGCCAGGGCGAATAGAGGCAGAAAACCGCCAGCAAATTATGGTTGATTTCTTGCGCCATTATTTCCGCGAGAAGAATGCGCCGGAGTGGAGCGAGTTTTTGGAAGAATACTTACGCCGTTGA
- a CDS encoding NUDIX hydrolase: protein MDCKESVISKIFGIFGRAVFRGIACVMSLVFKFGPKKDRVRVIIYRDDGDILLVKNRFSRQKWSLPGGGVNRNESYEQAAAREVLEEVGLKIDNLRYLGKTNSHESYAKFSVRVFAAHTSDDDIKCNFEIMETRWLNREYIPREYHALYAGEHQ, encoded by the coding sequence ATGGATTGTAAAGAATCAGTCATTAGTAAAATATTTGGTATATTTGGGCGGGCAGTTTTTCGTGGAATTGCCTGCGTAATGTCGCTGGTGTTTAAGTTTGGACCGAAAAAAGATCGTGTGCGGGTGATTATTTATCGTGATGACGGCGATATTTTGCTGGTCAAGAATCGCTTTAGTCGTCAAAAGTGGTCTTTGCCGGGCGGTGGCGTGAATCGTAATGAGAGTTATGAGCAAGCTGCGGCCAGGGAAGTCCTGGAAGAGGTTGGATTAAAGATAGATAATCTGCGATATCTTGGAAAAACTAATTCCCATGAATCTTACGCCAAATTTTCAGTTCGAGTTTTTGCGGCACACACGTCTGATGATGACATAAAATGCAACTTTGAAATAATGGAGACTCGATGGCTTAATAGAGAGTATATTCCTAGAGAATATCACGCTCTGTATGCTGGTGAGCATCAGTAG
- a CDS encoding cupin domain-containing protein, whose product MKGFNGNIEELTVQNNNFRQVLYTAKHCQLVLMNLPVGGEIGSEIHEENDQFFRFEAGQGKVLIDGNEYAVSDGSAIIVPAGAEHNVINTGEEPLKLYTIYSPAHHKDGIVRATREEAEANEEDFDGVTTE is encoded by the coding sequence ATGAAGGGTTTTAATGGAAATATCGAAGAGTTGACGGTGCAGAATAATAATTTTCGCCAAGTGCTTTATACAGCGAAGCATTGTCAATTGGTGTTGATGAATCTGCCAGTTGGCGGTGAAATTGGCTCAGAGATTCATGAGGAGAATGATCAATTCTTCCGATTTGAGGCAGGTCAGGGTAAGGTCTTGATTGATGGCAATGAGTATGCCGTGTCTGATGGCAGTGCTATTATCGTGCCAGCAGGTGCTGAGCATAATGTAATAAATACTGGCGAAGAGCCACTTAAGCTCTACACGATTTATAGCCCAGCACATCACAAAGATGGCATTGTTCGGGCGACACGTGAAGAAGCGGAAGCCAACGAAGAAGACTTTGATGGCGTGACGACAGAATAA
- the trxA gene encoding thioredoxin: MALYEITTKQEFEEKVLKSNKPVLVDFWAPWCPPCRAMAPILHQIAEETEFDVVKVDTEASQENAQLAMDYRVQGIPNMKVFVGGEIVEEMIGMKPKQTLIDALEKATK, encoded by the coding sequence ATGGCGTTATATGAGATTACAACAAAACAAGAATTTGAAGAGAAAGTACTAAAAAGCAATAAGCCGGTGCTGGTTGATTTTTGGGCGCCATGGTGTCCACCATGTCGAGCGATGGCGCCAATCTTGCATCAAATTGCTGAAGAGACTGAGTTTGATGTTGTCAAAGTCGATACTGAAGCCAGCCAGGAGAATGCGCAGTTGGCTATGGATTATCGTGTGCAGGGTATTCCGAATATGAAGGTTTTTGTTGGCGGTGAAATTGTTGAGGAGATGATTGGCATGAAACCGAAGCAAACGCTGATCGATGCTTTAGAGAAAGCCACAAAGTAG
- a CDS encoding Fur family transcriptional regulator, with the protein MTQVVRRLTKYTNDVLVMLKNKHHATNSEIAQVLRDTYPDVSNTTVHRVTQRLHGDGLIGLAPPTKRGCLRYDACVDPHDHFLCDNCDNLRDIIIAEEVKKQIACEMDDCYFDGPLVIMGTCKKCQKRRK; encoded by the coding sequence ATGACGCAAGTAGTTAGGCGCTTAACAAAATACACGAACGACGTGCTGGTGATGTTAAAAAATAAACATCATGCGACAAATTCGGAGATTGCTCAGGTGTTGCGAGATACTTACCCTGATGTTAGTAACACGACAGTGCACCGCGTTACTCAACGTCTACATGGAGATGGGCTGATTGGCTTGGCTCCGCCGACAAAGCGAGGCTGTCTGCGTTATGATGCTTGCGTAGATCCACACGATCATTTTTTGTGCGATAATTGTGATAATTTGCGAGATATCATAATTGCAGAAGAAGTGAAAAAGCAAATTGCATGTGAAATGGATGATTGTTATTTTGATGGACCGTTAGTAATAATGGGGACGTGTAAAAAATGCCAGAAAAGGAGGAAATAA
- a CDS encoding ABC transporter ATP-binding protein, whose amino-acid sequence MKNKLNNKEILSLFWQASSPYKHRRNLTIFFAIVTLAVTIFVGPLIIAQLLSIIQHNQLHDSNNLWMLIGLYGVSQLWSSVIGWRLVLYLAWTFETAMQRDLYVRCFSKLTNQTMFFHSSKFSGSLVSQTNKLSGATERFWDTIIWSILPLVISLIGSIIVLSTLLWQYALFLLILSIVFSVVVYYGSKPMARLNKKEAKASNKLSGQLADVLSNVLAVKSSGAETTEQQHFKKTVNSWRSASLDTMHGFLKVSTVYSTINMSIKIGAIAFAVYAAQHNLVSVAAVYLIITYTSSVAHELWNMNGIMRSYNRIIGDAHEMVEILKAPTTLVDRSDKKLKIKRGGIVMHNVTFTHDEGQGDTLFHDFSLNIQPGEKIGLVGSSGSGKTTLTKLLLRFADIDSGEIAIDAQNIAEVTQASLREQIAYVPQEPLLFHRSVRENIAYGRPDATDTEIERAAKKAGAYDFIIKLQDGFDTLVGERGVKLSGGQRQRIAIARALLKDAPILVLDEATSALDSESEALIQKSLETLMKGRTSIVIAHRLSTIAKLDRIIVLENGHIVEDGSHEQLLAKKHGVYAKLWARQSGGFIEE is encoded by the coding sequence TTGAAAAATAAATTAAATAACAAAGAAATATTAAGTTTATTTTGGCAAGCATCATCACCTTATAAACACCGTCGAAACTTAACGATATTTTTTGCAATCGTCACACTTGCCGTTACTATTTTTGTTGGTCCGTTGATTATTGCCCAACTATTAAGCATTATCCAACATAACCAGCTACACGATTCTAATAATTTATGGATGTTAATTGGCCTATACGGCGTCAGTCAATTATGGTCAAGCGTCATCGGCTGGCGTTTAGTCTTATACCTTGCCTGGACATTTGAAACCGCCATGCAGCGAGATTTATATGTACGATGTTTTAGCAAATTAACTAATCAAACTATGTTTTTCCACTCCAGCAAATTCAGTGGTTCACTAGTCAGTCAAACCAACAAATTAAGCGGCGCTACCGAGCGTTTTTGGGATACCATTATTTGGTCAATTTTGCCCCTAGTTATTTCCCTGATTGGCTCAATCATCGTCCTATCTACTCTACTCTGGCAATACGCATTATTCCTACTAATTCTCTCGATTGTCTTTAGTGTTGTCGTCTATTACGGATCTAAGCCAATGGCTAGATTGAACAAGAAGGAGGCTAAAGCTAGCAATAAGTTAAGCGGACAATTGGCGGATGTGCTTTCAAATGTTTTGGCCGTAAAGTCATCTGGTGCTGAAACGACAGAACAGCAGCATTTCAAAAAAACTGTTAACTCATGGCGCAGCGCCAGCCTTGATACAATGCATGGATTTCTAAAAGTCAGCACTGTCTACTCAACTATTAACATGTCAATTAAAATAGGAGCAATTGCCTTTGCGGTATATGCCGCTCAGCATAACCTAGTTTCAGTAGCCGCAGTCTACCTTATCATCACTTATACCAGTAGTGTCGCCCACGAACTATGGAACATGAACGGCATTATGCGTAGCTATAACCGTATCATTGGTGACGCCCACGAGATGGTAGAAATTCTTAAAGCACCAACGACGCTAGTTGACCGCAGCGACAAAAAACTAAAAATTAAACGCGGCGGCATTGTCATGCACAATGTGACCTTTACGCACGACGAAGGCCAAGGCGATACCTTGTTTCATGATTTCTCGCTCAATATTCAGCCAGGTGAAAAAATTGGCTTAGTCGGATCAAGCGGGTCTGGCAAAACTACCCTCACCAAATTATTGTTACGGTTTGCCGATATTGACTCAGGAGAGATTGCCATTGATGCGCAAAACATCGCCGAAGTTACTCAGGCAAGCCTGCGCGAACAAATCGCCTACGTGCCACAAGAGCCACTACTATTTCACCGTTCGGTGCGTGAAAATATCGCTTACGGCCGACCTGACGCAACTGATACTGAAATTGAACGTGCTGCTAAAAAAGCTGGCGCCTATGATTTCATCATCAAGCTGCAAGACGGTTTTGACACGCTAGTCGGCGAACGCGGCGTGAAACTTTCAGGTGGACAGCGTCAGCGCATCGCCATCGCCCGAGCATTACTAAAAGATGCACCAATTTTGGTACTTGACGAGGCGACCTCAGCATTAGACTCAGAATCAGAAGCACTAATCCAAAAGTCGCTGGAAACTTTAATGAAGGGCCGAACTTCAATTGTCATCGCTCATCGCTTATCAACCATTGCCAAGCTGGATCGTATAATTGTCTTAGAAAACGGGCACATCGTTGAAGACGGTTCACACGAGCAGCTGCTTGCCAAAAAACATGGCGTTTATGCCAAGCTGTGGGCACGACAGTCCGGCGGATTCATTGAAGAGTAG
- a CDS encoding DedA family protein, translating into MESFIHLITSFGVIAILLVVFAESGLLIGFVLPGDSLLFTSGYMVQQNILHIDIHVFALLIFIAAVLGDSVGYSFGHKVGRKLFEKENSRFFKKKYLEQTEKFYDKHGSVTIVLARFVPIVRTFAPIVAGASKMHYKTFLSFNIVGGFLWSSLFVYLGFYAGEFLTKAGVNIEVAAILIIFLSVLPMLIHALKQPNTRALLRKQLLILLTKTKRKR; encoded by the coding sequence ATGGAATCTTTCATTCACTTGATTACAAGCTTTGGTGTAATAGCAATTTTATTAGTAGTTTTTGCAGAGTCTGGACTGTTGATTGGATTTGTATTACCGGGCGACAGTTTGCTTTTCACTTCTGGATATATGGTGCAACAAAATATTCTACATATTGATATTCATGTTTTTGCACTTTTAATTTTTATCGCAGCAGTACTAGGAGACAGTGTTGGCTATAGTTTCGGTCATAAAGTTGGGAGAAAATTATTCGAGAAAGAAAACTCTCGCTTTTTCAAGAAAAAGTATTTAGAGCAAACCGAAAAATTTTACGATAAGCATGGCTCGGTGACAATTGTTCTGGCTAGATTCGTGCCGATTGTGAGAACTTTTGCACCAATTGTTGCCGGCGCCAGTAAAATGCATTATAAAACTTTCCTATCCTTTAATATTGTGGGAGGTTTTCTATGGTCATCGCTATTTGTCTATCTAGGTTTTTATGCCGGCGAATTCCTCACCAAAGCTGGTGTTAACATCGAAGTCGCCGCAATCCTCATCATCTTCTTGTCAGTCCTGCCAATGCTTATCCACGCTCTTAAACAGCCAAACACTCGCGCTCTACTGCGCAAACAACTACTGATACTACTTACAAAAACTAAACGTAAGAGATAA
- the uvrA gene encoding excinuclease ABC subunit UvrA: MAEVIRVKGAREHNLRNVDIEIPRDKLVVITGLSGSGKSSLAFDTIYAEGQRRYMESLNSYARQFLGTMDKPDVDSIEGLSPAISIDQKSTSRNPRSTVATVTEIYDYLRLLFARIGVPHCPVCGNEVTRRTAETIIDEILRQFVDKRILLLAPIVKNKKGEFAHIPEQYQRLGYARVRVDGVVYALDEFPELQKSYKHNIELVVDRLALSGEMRSRLSQSVEQALELGQGVLEVLEADSGDIKTFSQRYACVDHPDVEIPELEPRLFSFNAPQGACPTCTGLGSRLEIDPELVFNNNLTISEGAIRPYNRMNSDAWNMKRLASVGKVHDFSLRVPVGKLPDDVKQKILYGTGDQKYRVELGGGRHYETTYEGVIPNLERRWRETDSDFVRRDIERFMRERDCYVCKGARLKPAVLAVTVHDLNIVDVCDLSVDDALDLFDKLNLTEQEMSIARLILKEIKSRLTFMSNVGLNYLELSRAANTLSGGEAQRIRLATQIGAGLQGVLYVLDEPSIGLHQRDNDKLIDMLKRLRDLGNSVLVVEHDEDTIRQSDFLVDMGPGAGVNGGRVVATGAPDVVAKNQDSITGRYLSGAEKIAVPKKRRKIMKDRQLVVRGARENNLKNIDVAFPLGLMTVVSGVSGSGKSTLVNDIVARELAARLNRSTTAPGLHKTIDGVNLLDKAIVIDQSPIGRTPRSNPATYTGIFTPIRELFASTPEANVRGYKAGRFSFNVKGGRCENCQGDGVIKIEMHFLPDVYVQCDECHGKRYNREALEIKYKDKTIADVLDMTIDQAASFFDSVPNIARKLQTLVEVGLGYIKLGQPATTFSGGEAQRIKLATELSKRSTGKTMYILDEPTTGLHSADVKRLLGILQQLVDGGNSMIIIEHNLDVIKSADWVIDMGPEGGIGGGTVVASGTPEDITKIPESFTGRYLKKML, translated from the coding sequence ATGGCAGAGGTGATTCGCGTCAAAGGCGCTCGTGAACATAATTTAAGGAACGTGGATATTGAGATTCCACGTGATAAATTAGTGGTAATTACAGGGCTGAGTGGATCGGGCAAATCTAGTTTGGCGTTTGATACAATTTACGCCGAGGGTCAGCGCCGTTATATGGAAAGCCTAAACTCTTACGCTCGTCAGTTTTTAGGGACCATGGACAAGCCTGATGTTGATTCAATTGAAGGGCTAAGCCCAGCTATTTCGATTGACCAGAAATCAACTAGCCGCAACCCGCGCTCCACAGTGGCGACGGTGACAGAAATTTATGACTATTTGCGGCTATTGTTTGCCAGAATTGGCGTACCGCATTGTCCAGTTTGTGGCAATGAAGTGACACGGCGCACGGCTGAGACGATTATTGATGAGATTTTACGGCAATTTGTTGATAAGCGAATTTTACTATTGGCGCCAATTGTCAAAAATAAAAAGGGTGAGTTTGCGCATATTCCAGAGCAATATCAGCGGCTTGGTTATGCCAGAGTGCGCGTTGATGGCGTAGTGTATGCGCTAGATGAGTTTCCGGAATTGCAAAAAAGTTACAAGCATAATATTGAGTTGGTGGTTGATCGATTAGCTCTGAGCGGTGAGATGCGTTCACGTTTGAGTCAGAGCGTCGAGCAAGCGCTAGAACTTGGGCAAGGAGTCCTCGAGGTTTTAGAGGCTGATAGTGGTGATATAAAAACCTTTTCGCAACGATATGCTTGTGTTGACCATCCTGACGTCGAGATTCCAGAGTTAGAGCCAAGGTTGTTCAGTTTTAACGCTCCGCAGGGTGCTTGTCCAACGTGTACTGGTCTGGGGTCGAGGCTAGAGATTGACCCGGAATTGGTTTTTAATAATAATTTGACAATTTCTGAGGGTGCGATTCGGCCGTATAATCGTATGAACTCTGATGCTTGGAATATGAAGCGGCTGGCGTCTGTGGGCAAGGTTCATGATTTTAGCTTGCGAGTACCGGTGGGCAAATTACCTGATGATGTTAAGCAGAAAATTCTATACGGTACTGGCGATCAGAAATATCGTGTTGAGCTGGGTGGTGGGCGACACTACGAAACGACGTATGAGGGGGTTATTCCTAATTTGGAACGGCGCTGGCGAGAGACCGATAGTGATTTTGTGCGGCGGGATATTGAGCGGTTTATGCGAGAGCGGGATTGTTATGTGTGTAAGGGTGCGCGCTTAAAGCCAGCGGTTTTGGCGGTCACGGTCCATGATTTGAATATTGTCGATGTGTGCGATTTGAGCGTCGATGATGCATTGGATTTGTTTGATAAGTTGAATCTAACTGAGCAAGAGATGTCCATTGCGCGGCTTATTTTAAAGGAGATTAAGTCGCGCTTGACGTTTATGAGTAATGTTGGATTGAACTATTTGGAGCTAAGTCGGGCGGCTAATACGTTAAGCGGTGGCGAGGCGCAGCGAATTAGGCTAGCGACGCAGATTGGGGCTGGGCTACAGGGCGTGCTTTACGTGCTTGATGAGCCGTCAATTGGCTTGCATCAACGTGACAATGACAAATTGATTGACATGCTAAAACGTCTTCGCGATTTAGGTAATTCTGTGCTAGTAGTTGAGCATGACGAAGACACCATTCGGCAAAGTGATTTTCTGGTTGATATGGGACCGGGCGCTGGCGTGAACGGTGGTCGAGTAGTGGCAACGGGTGCACCTGATGTTGTGGCAAAAAATCAAGATAGCATCACAGGACGTTATTTATCGGGTGCAGAAAAAATTGCCGTACCAAAAAAGCGTCGTAAGATTATGAAGGATAGGCAATTGGTTGTTCGGGGTGCTCGCGAAAATAATCTGAAGAATATCGATGTGGCGTTTCCGCTGGGGCTAATGACAGTGGTGTCCGGAGTTTCGGGTAGCGGTAAATCGACACTAGTTAACGATATTGTAGCTCGTGAGCTCGCGGCGCGACTTAATAGGTCAACTACGGCGCCTGGTCTACATAAAACAATTGATGGTGTTAACCTGCTGGATAAAGCTATCGTCATCGACCAGTCACCAATTGGACGTACTCCGCGCTCTAATCCAGCAACCTACACTGGCATTTTTACGCCAATTCGTGAGCTATTTGCTAGCACGCCTGAGGCTAATGTTCGCGGCTATAAAGCTGGGCGGTTCAGTTTTAATGTCAAGGGCGGTCGCTGTGAAAATTGCCAGGGTGATGGTGTGATAAAAATTGAAATGCACTTTTTACCGGATGTTTATGTTCAGTGTGACGAATGTCATGGCAAACGCTATAACCGTGAGGCGTTGGAGATTAAATATAAAGATAAGACAATTGCTGACGTATTAGATATGACGATTGACCAGGCTGCGAGCTTTTTTGACAGCGTGCCTAATATTGCTCGGAAATTACAGACGTTAGTGGAAGTTGGTCTGGGCTATATTAAGCTCGGTCAGCCGGCAACTACTTTTTCTGGTGGTGAGGCGCAGCGGATTAAACTGGCGACAGAACTTTCTAAGCGATCCACTGGAAAAACTATGTATATTCTGGACGAGCCAACAACCGGGCTTCACTCGGCTGACGTTAAGCGATTGCTGGGGATTTTGCAGCAGCTGGTTGACGGCGGTAATAGTATGATTATTATTGAGCATAATCTGGATGTCATCAAGTCGGCTGACTGGGTGATTGATATGGGGCCTGAAGGTGGAATTGGTGGCGGTACGGTGGTGGCTAGCGGCACTCCGGAAGATATCACTAAAATACCAGAGTCCTTTACTGGTAGGTATCTTAAGAAAATGCTTTAG